A region from the Sutcliffiella horikoshii genome encodes:
- a CDS encoding ABC transporter ATP-binding protein, whose protein sequence is MSKLLSLQQVSYWYKQGSMQQYILKDVDMAFERGTFYTIVGPSGSGKTTFLALVSALDTPKEGMVLYEGTDLSKIGLTKFRNQYVSIVFQSYNLLPYMTAIQNVLTAMEITGVKQQNKKQYALDLLERVGISKDQANQKVLTLSGGQQQRVSIARAISSSADLIVADEPTGNLDEETAKSIITLLQKLAHDEGKCVIVVTHDQSIASDSDVKVTLTKGRMVEERMREAVVR, encoded by the coding sequence ATGAGTAAACTATTATCGTTACAGCAAGTAAGTTACTGGTACAAACAAGGTTCCATGCAACAGTATATTTTAAAAGATGTGGACATGGCATTTGAGAGAGGTACCTTTTATACCATTGTAGGACCATCAGGATCTGGGAAAACAACATTCCTCGCCTTGGTTTCTGCGCTCGATACTCCTAAAGAGGGCATGGTTCTCTATGAAGGAACCGACTTGAGCAAAATTGGTTTAACCAAGTTTCGGAATCAATATGTATCCATTGTGTTTCAGTCCTATAATCTCCTTCCATATATGACAGCGATTCAAAACGTCTTAACGGCAATGGAAATAACGGGCGTGAAGCAGCAAAATAAAAAGCAATACGCCCTGGATTTATTGGAGAGAGTAGGCATTTCCAAAGACCAGGCGAATCAAAAAGTCTTAACGCTTAGCGGAGGGCAACAACAAAGAGTATCCATCGCACGCGCCATCTCTTCGTCTGCAGATCTGATAGTTGCGGACGAGCCTACAGGGAACTTGGATGAAGAAACAGCGAAAAGTATCATTACTTTATTACAAAAGCTTGCCCATGATGAAGGGAAATGCGTGATCGTCGTCACACATGACCAAAGTATCGCAAGTGATTCTGATGTAAAAGTTACCTTAACGAAAGGGAGAATGGTAGAGGAGAGGATGAGAGAAGCGGTAGTTAGGTAA